The Prunus dulcis unplaced genomic scaffold, ALMONDv2, whole genome shotgun sequence genome includes a window with the following:
- the LOC117613633 gene encoding major strawberry allergen Fra a 1.08-like gives MGVFTYTDESTSVIPPPRLFKALVLEADTLIPKIAPQSVKSAEIVEGDGGVGTIKKISFGEGSHYSYVKHRIDGLDKDNFVYSYSLVEGDALSDKVEKISYEIKLVASADGGSIIKSTSNYHTTGDVEIKEEDVKAGKEKATGLFKLIENYLVANPDAYN, from the exons ATGGGTGTCTTCACATACACAGACGAGTCCACCTCAGTCATCCCCCCACCAAGATTGTTCAAAGCCCTTGTTCTTGAAGCTGACACCCTCATCCCCAAGATTGCTCCCCAATCAGTGAAAAGTGCTGAAATTGTTGAAGGAGATGGAGGTGTTGGAACCATCAAGAAGATTAGCTTTGGTGAAG GAAGTCATTACAGCTATGTGAAGCACCGGATCGACGGGCTTGACAAAGATAACTTTGTGTACAGCTACAGTTTGGTCGAAGGAGATGCTCTTTCAGACAAGGTTGAGAAAATCAGTTATGAGATTAAGTTGGTGGCATCTGCTGATGGAGGTTCCATCATAAAGAGCACCAGCAACTACCACACCACAGGTGATGTTGAGATCAAGGAAGAAGATGTTAAGGCTGGGAAAGAGAAGGCAACTGGTCTGTTCAAGCTTATTGAGAACTACCTTGTGGCCAACCCAGATGCCTACAACTAA